The Thermoanaerobaculia bacterium genome contains the following window.
CTCGATCGCGCCGATCGCGTTCAGCGCGAGCGTCCGGACGCCGGTCTCCCGCCGGTCGAGCGCGGAAAGGAGGGCGGGGAGCGAAGCCGGGTCGCCGAGCACCCCGAGGCCGCGCGCCGCAAACGCGGCGGCCTCGCCGTCCTCGTCCGTCAGCGCGCGGGCGAGCGCCGCGGAGGAGCCGGCCACGGGGTTCCTCGCGAACGCGTACACGGCAGCCCTCCGGAGGTCGGCCGAAGGCGCGGCGGCGAGCTCCCGCGCGGCGGCCGCCGCCGGCTCGTCGCCGTACCGGGCCAGGGCGTAGAGAAGGCAGGGGCGGGGGTCGGCGCGGATCGCCGCGACGAGAGCCGCCTCCCCGGCGCCGGTGTGGAGGGCGCCGACGGCCCGGCCGGCCGCGCAGCGTACGCCGGCGTCCGCGTCGCCGAGCAGCGCCTCGGCCGCCGGGCTCCCCTCCGGAAGACGCGCGATCTCCAGCCCCAGCGCGGCAGCCGCCCGGACGCGCGAATCTCCGTCGCCGGCGAGCCGGACGAGAAGCGGCCGCCCGCGAGGGTCCCCGATGGCGCCCGCCGCGTGCGCCGCCGCGGTGCGGACCGCCGGGTCCGGGCTGCCCGCGGCCGCCGCGAGCGCCGCCGCGTCGAAGCGCCGTTCGTCCTCGAGCATGAGCATCGCCGCGCGGGCTTCGAGCGTGGACGCGAACGACGCGGTCCGGGCCGGCGCGGGCGCTTCGGACGGGACCGGCGCGCGACCCGGGCGCCGGGCGCCCGCGCACCCGACCAGCACCGCGACGAGCGCCGCTCCGGCCGCCCGGAGACCCGGACGGTTCATTGCCCGAGGGGCAGGCGGTCGCCGAGCATCGGGGGAAGGCCGGCGCGGAGGATCTTCTCGCGCGCGAGATCGACGTCGTACTCGACCCGGTCGAAGTGAACGACGCGCTCGTCCGCGTCGAAGATCGCGTAGGCGGCCTGGGGGTTCCGGTCGCGAGGCTGTCCGATCGACCCGGGATTGATCAGGTATCGCTTCTTCGGGTCGAGGACCAGCCGCGTCCGCTCGCCGCGGACGACCTCCACGCGGATCGCGTTCTTCTCGAGCGTGAACACCGAGGGAATGTGGCTGTGGCCGAAAAAGCAGACCTTCCAGTCCCCCGATCGGAAGTTCATGTAGGCGTCGACGTCGGAGAAGATGTAGGCGTCCTCGTCGAGCGGAGAGCCGTGGCAGACCGCGAAATCGCGGTCGACGATCACGGGACCGATCGGCAGGGCCTCGAGGTACCGGCGATTGGCGGGCGAGAGCTTCTCCTCGGTCCATCGCGCGGCGTAGAGGGCGATCGAGTTGAAGAGCTCTCCCGAGTCGGCCCCGACCACCACCTTGTCGTGATTGCCCCGGATCGCGATCTTCTCGCGCTTCAATTTCCGGATGCGGTCGATCACGTTGTTCGGGTTCGCGCCGTAGCCGACGAAATCGCCGAGCAGGACCACCTTCTGGAACTTTTTGCGCCGCACACGGGCGAGCACGGCGGCGAGCGCCTCGTCGTTGCTGTGAATGTCCGACAGGATCAGATAACGCACGTCCGCTCTTCCAGCCTGCGCAGCAGTTCCTCGGCGGAATGTTCCGGCGTCT
Protein-coding sequences here:
- a CDS encoding metallophosphoesterase family protein; this encodes MRYLILSDIHSNDEALAAVLARVRRKKFQKVVLLGDFVGYGANPNNVIDRIRKLKREKIAIRGNHDKVVVGADSGELFNSIALYAARWTEEKLSPANRRYLEALPIGPVIVDRDFAVCHGSPLDEDAYIFSDVDAYMNFRSGDWKVCFFGHSHIPSVFTLEKNAIRVEVVRGERTRLVLDPKKRYLINPGSIGQPRDRNPQAAYAIFDADERVVHFDRVEYDVDLAREKILRAGLPPMLGDRLPLGQ